Proteins encoded within one genomic window of Ovis aries strain OAR_USU_Benz2616 breed Rambouillet chromosome 1, ARS-UI_Ramb_v3.0, whole genome shotgun sequence:
- the RLF gene encoding zinc finger protein Rlf isoform X3: MCHLFSKPISHAYVPFFLMKMLLRRELTLFWSKLQRRIDPSVDTFLERCRQFGVIAKTQQHLFCLIRVIQTEAQDAGLGVSILLCVRALQLRTSEDEEMKASVCKTIACLLPEDLEVRRACQLTEFLIEPSLDGFNMLEELYSQPDQKFDEENAPVPNSLRCELLLALKAHWPFDPEFWDWKTLKRHCHQLLGQEASDSDDDLSGYEMSINDTDVLESFLSDYEEGKEDKQYRRREMTDQQKEKRDKKPIGSSERYQRWLQYKFFCLLCKRECIEARILHHSKMHMEDGIYTCPVCIKKFKRKEIFVPHVMEHVKMPPSRRDRSRKKLLLKGSQKGICPKSPSAALEQGQSLNEQAKGESHEYVTFSKLEDCHLQDRDLYPCPGTDCSRVFKQFKYLSVHLKAEHQNNDENAKHYLDMKNRREKCTYCRRHFMSAFHLREHEQVHCGPQPYMCVSIDCYARFGSVNELLNHKQKHDDLRYKCELNGCNIVFSDLGQLYHHEAQHFRDASYTCSFVGCKKFYYSKIEYQNHLSMHNVESSNGDVKKTVKLEPAAGEKQDCIDQPHLLDQTDKSRLPEDLLFCAGSASSQIETTENLKENSDSNSSDQLSHSSSASMNEELIDTLDHSETMQDILLSHEKVFVPSSLKEKCSSVAVCFDGTKFTCGFDGCGSTYKNARGMQKHLRKVHPYHFKPKKVKTKDLFPCLGNEHNPATEKFDTEPKPSSDTNSDSPDEGLDHSIHTKCKREHQGYSSEASICASKRPCTEDTMLELLLRLKHLSLKNSITHGSFSGSLQGYPSGGAKSLQAVSATISDLNFQNQDENMPSQYLAQLAAKPFFCELQGCKYEFVTREALLMHYLKKHNYSKEKVLQLTMFQHRYSPFQCHICQRSFTRKTHLRIHYKNKHQIGSDRVTQKLLDNEKCNHEGPCSVERLKVDCPAELGGDPSGNSEKPHCHPKKDECSSETDLESSCEETESKISDLSSPIGSHREEGEGREGRGSRRTVAKGNLCYILNKYHKPFHCIHKTCNSSFTNLKGLIRHYRTVHQYNKEQLCLEKDKARTKRELVKCKKIFACKYKECNKRFLCSKALAKHCSDSHNLDHIEEPKVLSEAESAARFSCNQPQCPAVFYTFSKLKHHLMEQHNIEGEIHSDYEIHCDLNGCGQIFTHRSNYSQHVYYRHKDYYDDLFRSQKVANERLLRSEKVCQTAHPQGHEHQTTRRSFNAKAKKCGLIKDKKAPISFKTRAEALHMCVEHSEHTQYPCMVQGCLSVVKLESSIVRHYKRTHQMSSAYLEQQMENLVMCVKYGTKIKEEPPSEAEPYIKKEEDRSCESELTQHSHCPGDTSVPVQPADPLHPGERDGGQKGCTESSPVFDADSLLYRGTLKCNHSSETTSLEQCNIVQPPPCKIENSIPNPDGTESGTYFTSFQLPLPRIKDSETGQQSSGQENTVKNSAHVPKENFRKHPQPRSFDLKTYKPMGFESSFLKFIQESEEKEDDFDDWEPSEHLTLSNSSQPCNDLTGSVMANNMVNDNDPEVDIPHSSSDSSIHENLTAIPPLIVAETTTVPSLENLRVVLDKALTDCGELALKQLHYLRPVVVLERSKFSTPILDLFPTKKTDELCVGSS; encoded by the exons ATGTGTCATCTTTTCAGCAAGCCTATATCACATGCTTATGTTCCATTCTTCCTAATGAAGATGCTATTAAGGAG ggaaTTGACTCTCTTTTGGAGTAAACTGCAAAGAAGAATCGACCCTTCTGTAGATACTTTTTTGGAGCGCTGCCGTCAGTTTGGTGTCATAGCTAAAACACAGCAGCATTTATTTTGCCTGATTAGAGTTATACAAACTGAA GCACAAGATGCTGGTCTTGGGGTGTCGATTTTACTGTGTGTCAGAGCTCTTCAACTCAGAACAAGTGAGGATGAAGAAATGAAGGCATCAGTTTGTAAAACAATTGCTTGTCTTTTGCCAGAAGATTTAGAAGTTAGACGAGCCTGTCAACTTACAGAATTTTTAATTGAACCCAGTTTGGATGGATTTAACATGTTGGAAGAACTGTATTCCCAACCAGATCAAAAATTTGATGAAGAAAATGCACCAGTTCCAAATTCTCTCCGATGTGAGCTTTTACTAGCTTTAAAAGCCCACTGGCCTTTTGATCCTGAATTTTGGGACTGGAAAACTTTAAAACGACACTGCCACCAACTTCTAGGACAAGAAGCCTCAGATTCTGATGATGATCTAAGTGGCTATGAAATGTCTATTAACGACACGGATGTTTTAGAGTCATTTCTCAGTGACTATGAGGAAGGTAAAGAAGACAAGCAGTATAGAAGGAGAGAGATGACAGAtcaacaaaaggagaaaagagacaagAAGCCCATCGGCTCTTCTGAAAGATACCAGAGATGGCTTCAGTATAAATTCTTCTGTTTGTTATGTAAGCGAGAATGCATAGAGGCCAGGATTCTTCATCATTCTAAGATGCATATGGAAGATGGAATTTACACCTGTCCGGTTTGTATTAAAAAattcaagagaaaagaaatatttgttccTCATGTGATGGAACATGTTAAAATGCCACCAAGCAGAAGGGACCGCTCTAGAAAGAAATTACTGTTGAAAGGCTCTCAAAAGGGAATTTGTCCCAAGAGCCCCTCTGCAGCCCTGGAGCAAGGTCAGTCACTGAATGAACAAGCCAAAGGAGAGTCACATGAATATGTCACATTCAGCAAATTAGAAGATTGCCACCTGCAAGACAGAGATTTGTACCCATGTCCTGGCACAGACTGTTCCCGTGTGTTTAAGCAGTTCAAATACTTAAGTGTGCATCTTAAAGCTGAACACCAAAATAATGACGAAAATGCCAAGCACTACTTAGATATGAAAAATAGAAGAGAGAAGTGTACTTACTGCCGACGACATTTCATGTCTGCTTTTCACCTGCGAGAGCATGAACAAGTGCATTGTGGTCCTCAGCcttatatgtgtgtatctatagATTGCTATGCTAGGTTTGGATCAGTGAACGAACTGCTTAACCATAAACAGAAACATGATGATCTGCGTTATAAATGTGAATTAAATGGCTGTAATATTGTTTTCAGTGACTTGGGACAGCTTTACCACCATGAGGCACAACACTTTAGGGATGCGTCTTACACATGCAGCTTCGTTGGCTGTAAAAAGTTCTATTACTCCAAAATTGAATACCAGAATCACCTCTCAATGCATAATGTGGAAAGTTCAAATGGAGATGTGAAGAAAACAGTGAAACTTGAGCCAGCAGCAGGTGAAAAGCAGGATTGTATTGATCAGCCCCATCTGCTTGACCAAACTGATAAGTCACGTTTACCAGAGGATCTTCTCTTCTGTGCAGGATCAGCTAGTTCTCAGATAGAAACTACAGAAAATCTGAAGGAAAACAGTGACAGTAATTCTAGTGATCAGTTAAGTCATAGCTCTTCAGCTTCCATGAATGAAGAGTTAATTGACACACTGGATCACTCTGAAACCATGCAGGATATATTATTATCTCATGAAAAAGTTTTTGTGCCCTCCAGCTTAAAGGAGAAATGTTCCAGTGTAGCAGTTTGTTTTGATGGGACTAAGTTTACCTGTGGTTTTGATGGCTGTGGTTCCACATACAAAAACGCAAGAGGCATGCAGAAGCACCTAAGGAAGGTTCATCCATACCATTTCAAACCCAAAAAGGTAAAGACAAAGGATCTCTTTCCCTGTTTGGGTAATGAACACAATCCAGCGACTGAAAAGTTTGATACAGAACCTAAACCCAGCTCAGACACAAACAGTGACTCCCCGGATGAAGGTCTGGATCACAGTATCCATACTAAATGTAAACGAGAACATCAAGGCTATTCCTCAGAAGCCTCCATCTGTGCATCTAAAAGGCCCTGTACAGAGGATACCATGTTGGAACTTCTGTTACGCTTGAAACATTTAAGCTTGAAAAACTCAATAACCCATGGATCTTTCTCAGGGTCATTGCAGGGGTACCCATCCGGtggtgctaagtctcttcaagcAGTTTCAGCTACAATCTCAGATCTTAATTTTCAGAATCAAGATGAAAATATGCCAAGTCAGTACCTGGCGCAGTTGGCAGCCAAGCCTTTTTTCTGCGAGCTTCAAGGATGCAAATATGAATTTGTGACTAGAGAGGCTTTGTTAATGCATTATCTTAAAAAGCAtaattattcaaaagaaaaagtcCTTCAGTTAACCATGTTTCAACATCGATATTCCCCGTTCCAGTGTCATATTTGCCAAAGGTCATTTACGAGAAAAACACACCTTAggattcattataaaaataaacatcaaattgGCAGCGACAGAGTAACTCAAAAACTATTAGATAATGAAAAATGTAATCATGAAGGCCCATGCTCAGTAGAGAGATTGAAAGTTGATTGTCCTGCAGAACTTGGAGGTGATCCCAGTGGTAACTCTGAGAAGCCACACTGTCATCCTAAAAAGGATGAGTGCAGTTCAGAAACAGATTTGGAGTCATCCTgtgaagaaacagaaagtaaaatatctGATCTCTCATCACCAATAGGCAGCCatagagaagaaggagaaggaagagaaggcagaggtAGCAGGAGAACTGTTGCTAAAGGAAATCTCTGCTACATTTTGAATAAATACCACAAACCATTCCATTGTATTCATAAAACTTGCAACTCCTCCTTCACCAATCTCAAAGGCTTGATTCGCCATTACAGGACTGTACATCAGTACAACAAAGAGCAGTTATGTTTAGAGAAAGACAAAGCGAGAACCAAAAGGGAACTTGTCAAATGTAAAAAGATATTTGCCTGCAAATATAAGGAATGTAACAAACGCTTCCTGTGTTCCAAAGCTCTTGCGAAGCACTGTAGTGACTCTCATAACCTAGACCACATTGAAGAGCCGAAAGTGCTTTCTGAAGCTGAGTCAGCGGCCAGATTTTCCTGTAACCAGCCTCAGTGCCCTGCTGTTTTTTATACATTCAGCAAGTTGAAGCACCACTTGATGGAACAGCATAACATTGAAGGAGAAATACATTCAGACTATGAAATTCATTGTGATCTTAATGGCTGTGGCCAGATTTTCACCCATCGCAGTAATTATTCTCAACATGTATATTATCGACATAAGGACTATTACGATGATCTGTTTAGAAGCCAGAAAGTGGCAAATGAAAGGCTACTACGGAGTGAAAAGGTGTGTCAAACAGCTCATCCTCAGGGGCATGAACATCAGACGACCAGGAGATCGTTTAATGCCAAGGCTAAAAAGTGTGGCTTAATCAAAGACAAGAAAGCTCCAATTAGTTTTAAAACGAGAGCTGAAGCCCTCCATATGTGTGTGGAGCATTCTGAGCACACACAGTACCCCTGCATGGTTCAAGGATGCTTGTCCGTGGTGAAGTTGGAGAGCAGCATAGTAAGGCATTACAAACGCACCCATCAGATGAGTAGTGCCTACCTAGAGCAACAGATGGAAAACCTTGTCATGTGTGTTAAGTACGGTACCAAAATTAAGGAGGAGCCCCCTTCTGAAGCAGAGCCCTATataaagaaggaagaagataGAAGCTGTGAGTCAGAGCTCACACAGCACAGCCATTGCCCAGGTGACACTAGCGTGCCTGTCCAGCCCGCTGACCCCCTTCATCCAGGCGAAAGGGATGGAGGCCAGAAAGGATGTACAGAGAGCAGCCCAGTTTTTGATGCGGATTCTCTGCTCTACAGGGGAACTCTGAAATGCaaccacagttcagaaaccaCTTCTTTGGAACAATGTAATATAGTTCAGCCTCCTCCTTGTAAAATAGAAAATTCTATACCTAATCCTGATGGGACTGAGAGTGGGACTTATTTCACAAGTTTCCAGCTGCCTTTACCAAGGATCAAGGACTCAGAAACTGGGCAGCAAAGTTCAGGGCAAGAAAACACTGTAAAAAATTCAGCCCATGTTCCAAAAGAGAATTTCAGGAAGCATCCACAGCCCAGGTCATTTGATTTGAAGACTTATAAACCTATGGGATTTgaatcttcatttctgaaatttattcaggaaagtgaagagaaagaagatgaTTTTGATGATTGGGAGCCTTCAGAGCACTTAACATTAAGTAATTCTTCACAACCCTGTAATGACTTAACAGGGAGTGTTATGGCAAATAATATGGTGAATGACAATGACCCTGAAGTTGACATACCTCATTCTTCCAGTGACTCTTCAATTCATGAGAACCTGACTGCAATCCCACCTTTAATAGTAGCTGAGACGACAACAGTTCCCTCCTTGGAAAACCTGAGGGTCGTATTGGACAAAGCATTAACAGACTGTGGAGAACTTGCCTTAAAACAGCTTCATTATCTTCGGCCAGTGGTTGTCCTTGAAAGATCTAAGTTTTCCACACCAATTTTAGACTTATTTCCAACAAAAAAGACAGATGAGCTTTGTGTAGGAAGTTCCTAA